A region of Reichenbachiella carrageenanivorans DNA encodes the following proteins:
- a CDS encoding 6-pyruvoyl trahydropterin synthase family protein, which translates to MRVAVYRVEHFNAAHRLHNPEWSDEKNRTVFGKCNNPNYHGHNYNLEVGLFGEIDPDTGYVYDLKVLSDLIEDKVLNRFDHKNLNLDVAEFANLNPTAENIVVVIYNLLRSEIDEKYDLKIKLYETERNYVEYPIG; encoded by the coding sequence ATGAGAGTAGCCGTTTACAGAGTAGAGCATTTCAATGCGGCCCACCGCCTGCACAATCCCGAATGGAGCGACGAAAAAAACCGAACCGTATTCGGCAAATGCAACAACCCAAACTACCATGGGCACAATTATAATTTGGAAGTGGGTCTCTTTGGAGAAATTGACCCTGACACAGGCTATGTGTATGATTTGAAAGTACTCAGTGATCTGATCGAAGACAAAGTATTGAACCGCTTCGATCACAAAAACTTGAATTTGGACGTAGCAGAATTTGCCAACCTGAACCCAACCGCCGAAAATATAGTTGTAGTAATTTACAACCTGCTCCGAAGCGAAATAGATGAAAAATACGATTTGAAAATAAAGCTATATGAAACAGAAAGAAACTATGTCGAATACCCCATCGGATGA
- a CDS encoding phosphoadenylyl-sulfate reductase: MDIDEIKSHIIKYQEEGKKLFTTSSFQTHSIVLLHLLSRIDKTIPVYCLNTGFLFPETLAYKDQLAEEFGLNMVEIKPDIPKSLQKDSEGKLLFASDPDRCCHYNKVQPMDRLLSDYDIWINGIRRDQNANRAKMKVEEKSKFDTVRFHPMLEWTNKMIFDYIREFKLPKHPLESQGYSSIGCEPCTRKPSLEMMEREARWYGMNKTECGLHTELVSK; this comes from the coding sequence ATGGATATTGATGAAATAAAAAGTCATATTATTAAGTATCAGGAGGAAGGAAAAAAGCTTTTTACCACCTCCTCATTTCAAACACACAGTATCGTACTGCTGCATTTGCTGAGCCGTATCGATAAGACAATACCTGTCTACTGTTTGAATACAGGCTTTTTGTTTCCAGAAACATTGGCTTATAAAGATCAATTGGCTGAGGAGTTTGGACTCAATATGGTTGAGATCAAACCTGATATTCCTAAAAGTCTTCAGAAGGACAGCGAAGGCAAATTGCTATTTGCTTCTGATCCAGATAGGTGTTGTCACTACAACAAGGTGCAGCCTATGGACCGTCTGCTTTCGGATTACGACATTTGGATCAATGGCATCCGTCGTGATCAAAATGCCAACCGGGCCAAAATGAAAGTGGAAGAAAAATCGAAATTTGATACCGTTAGGTTTCATCCTATGCTGGAGTGGACCAACAAAATGATTTTCGACTATATCCGAGAGTTTAAGCTTCCCAAACACCCATTGGAATCACAAGGTTATAGCAGTATTGGCTGTGAGCCATGTACGCGTAAGCCGAGTCTAGAAATGATGGAGCGTGAAGCCCGTTGGTACGGGATGAACAAAACGGAATGTGGGCTACACACCGAATTAGTAAGTAAATAA
- a CDS encoding NAD-dependent epimerase/dehydratase family protein, whose protein sequence is MKVLITGGAGYIGTRLIKHLSSNKEVDKIVIYDNLMRGNYNLFLGDKFINPFSLEFIKGDLLDSRSLKKALNGVDVVIHLAAKATSPFANVNLHFYEQVNNWGTAELTYAIEESDVKKVIYLSSMGVYGFDDEPITDDHALNPSSFYAISKQRGEEHIQRLSKDRNPIVLRCGNVYGYSRSMRFDAVINKFVFECNFNGRLQINGNGNQQRSFIHVNSIANILQDVIRKDIPSGAYNVSERNLSVLDIVDVLKELKPELEFLFVNQNTELQQQMADMDQKLMQYVDYGKNLPAFKDEMIEFLNSFSY, encoded by the coding sequence ATGAAAGTATTAATTACCGGAGGAGCTGGATATATAGGCACCAGACTAATCAAACACCTGAGTAGCAATAAGGAAGTAGACAAGATAGTGATCTATGACAATCTGATGCGTGGCAACTACAACCTTTTTTTGGGAGACAAATTTATCAACCCATTTAGCCTAGAGTTTATCAAGGGAGATTTACTGGATTCTAGAAGTTTGAAAAAAGCTTTGAATGGTGTCGACGTAGTCATTCACTTAGCTGCCAAAGCGACTTCGCCGTTTGCTAATGTAAACCTGCACTTCTATGAGCAAGTAAACAACTGGGGCACAGCCGAGCTGACCTATGCCATAGAAGAAAGTGATGTGAAGAAAGTAATTTATCTGAGTAGTATGGGCGTTTATGGTTTTGACGATGAGCCGATCACCGACGACCATGCTTTGAACCCATCCTCTTTTTATGCGATCTCTAAGCAGAGAGGCGAAGAGCACATTCAGCGCCTGAGCAAAGACCGAAACCCGATTGTACTTCGGTGTGGCAATGTTTATGGCTATAGCCGAAGCATGAGGTTCGATGCGGTGATCAACAAGTTTGTCTTCGAGTGCAATTTTAACGGAAGACTACAGATCAACGGCAATGGTAATCAGCAGCGTTCGTTTATTCATGTGAATTCTATTGCCAATATCCTGCAAGATGTAATCAGAAAAGATATTCCATCAGGTGCTTATAATGTATCGGAGAGAAATCTATCGGTGCTTGACATTGTGGATGTATTGAAGGAATTGAAACCAGAGCTAGAGTTTTTGTTTGTGAACCAAAACACAGAGCTCCAGCAGCAGATGGCTGATATGGATCAAAAACTGATGCAGTATGTAGACTATGGAAAAAACCTACCTGCCTTCAAAGACGAGATGATCGAATTTCTGAACAGTTTTAGTTACTAA
- a CDS encoding GAF domain-containing protein, producing the protein MAEHLFLTHSDNRQEKYEVLIPQIEALISTESDLTANLANVAAALKEGLGFFWVGFYLVKEGELVLGPFQGPIACTRIQKGKGVCGTAWAEKRTIIVKDVDQFPGHIACSSASQSEIVLPAYKGGEVTLILDVDSDQLADFKKVDQIQLEKLMKIIEAKL; encoded by the coding sequence ATGGCTGAACACCTTTTTCTTACCCACTCCGACAACCGCCAAGAAAAGTACGAAGTACTGATTCCACAAATAGAAGCTTTAATCTCTACCGAGTCTGATCTCACGGCCAATTTGGCCAATGTTGCTGCTGCGCTCAAAGAAGGCTTGGGTTTTTTCTGGGTAGGTTTCTACCTAGTCAAAGAGGGTGAACTGGTACTGGGACCCTTCCAGGGGCCTATCGCTTGTACCCGAATTCAAAAAGGGAAAGGTGTATGTGGCACTGCTTGGGCCGAAAAAAGAACTATAATAGTAAAAGATGTAGACCAGTTTCCTGGTCATATCGCCTGTAGCAGTGCCTCGCAGTCGGAGATTGTACTCCCAGCCTACAAAGGAGGAGAGGTCACTCTGATCCTCGATGTAGACAGCGATCAACTGGCCGACTTTAAAAAGGTCGACCAAATACAGCTCGAAAAGCTCATGAAAATTATTGAAGCAAAGCTTTAG
- a CDS encoding NAD(P)/FAD-dependent oxidoreductase, with product MYDVIVVGGGISGLINAVLLSRAGLAVALFEKNRYPFHRVCGEYISNEVKSFLVRHHLYPDILAPSQITKLMLTSVSGKQAHLPLPMGGFGISRFALDHFLFEQALAAGVEVFQGTKVSDISFEENLFQVAANRRSYQSRLVIGAYGKRSSLDRNRPFMQKKSPYLGVKYHIKTDLPADEIALHNFENGYCGVSQVENQTFNLCYLSHQSNLKASLSIDDMEQSVLHQNPWLKRLWTHSDFLFDKPEVISEISFEKKELVYRHVLMCGDTAGMITPLCGNGMAMAIRSACILSGLILGHWNRGIFDSASLELSYTRAWGGQFARRLWAGRQIQKLFGSTRASHLAVGLANIQPLGKSIVRLTHGRSF from the coding sequence ATGTACGATGTAATAGTAGTAGGTGGGGGTATCTCTGGACTGATCAATGCGGTTTTGCTAAGTCGTGCGGGTTTGGCAGTGGCGCTATTCGAAAAGAACAGATATCCCTTTCATCGGGTGTGTGGTGAGTACATTTCTAATGAAGTTAAATCTTTTCTGGTCAGACATCATTTATACCCAGATATACTTGCTCCATCGCAAATTACGAAGCTCATGCTCACTTCTGTTAGTGGCAAGCAAGCTCATTTGCCTTTGCCAATGGGAGGGTTTGGTATCAGTCGCTTTGCTTTAGATCATTTCTTATTCGAACAGGCTCTAGCGGCGGGAGTGGAAGTATTTCAAGGGACGAAAGTCTCAGATATTTCTTTTGAAGAAAACCTATTTCAAGTAGCAGCCAATAGGCGATCGTATCAATCCAGACTTGTGATCGGAGCATACGGCAAGCGTTCTTCACTAGACCGAAACCGTCCATTTATGCAAAAAAAGTCACCCTATCTAGGAGTGAAATACCATATTAAAACAGACTTGCCTGCAGATGAAATTGCTTTGCACAATTTCGAAAATGGTTATTGCGGGGTCAGTCAAGTAGAAAACCAAACGTTTAACTTATGCTATTTGTCTCATCAGAGTAACCTGAAAGCATCATTGTCTATTGATGACATGGAGCAGTCTGTCCTTCATCAAAACCCATGGCTTAAAAGGCTATGGACTCATTCGGATTTCTTGTTTGATAAGCCAGAAGTAATCAGTGAGATTTCTTTTGAGAAAAAAGAGCTGGTCTATCGTCATGTATTGATGTGTGGAGATACGGCAGGAATGATTACGCCACTCTGCGGCAATGGTATGGCCATGGCTATTCGGTCTGCCTGTATACTTTCAGGTTTGATTCTTGGGCATTGGAATAGAGGTATTTTCGATAGCGCTTCGCTGGAGTTGAGTTATACCCGTGCTTGGGGCGGCCAGTTTGCTAGACGGCTTTGGGCTGGCCGCCAAATTCAAAAACTATTTGGATCCACCAGAGCCTCTCATCTGGCTGTGGGTTTGGCCAATATCCAACCACTGGGAAAATCTATCGTTAGGTTGACGCATGGCCGGTCGTTTTGA
- a CDS encoding phytochrome family protein: protein MHQVNSSAYLEKIKSQIIDATLIAGVFAGLLALLLAYFPYGSAQQNLNFYTDSFAVFILVLVCAYRKSIRIKMKAYIVIIMLISLVLSDIYSYGLYALNKSLLIIIPFYALFSFNFWKALFFYFISITAFLCFGYFEWYHIQEEVLIITRMNSFVVWLEGAVLLSTVSLIVLIFTKKYNSALSGLISNLEQNNNELIESQAELTAKNESLEETLDKLKVNNEKLAEYAYINSHILRAPLARLLGISNLVSSEIKLDQHKEIMASFKASAEELDQVVAKINAVLEEQNELNRNNILDPPKKTTK, encoded by the coding sequence ATGCACCAAGTAAATTCATCCGCCTATCTAGAGAAAATTAAATCTCAAATTATAGACGCCACTCTGATTGCTGGGGTTTTTGCAGGCCTTTTGGCTTTGCTATTGGCTTACTTCCCATATGGCTCCGCTCAGCAAAATCTGAATTTTTACACAGACTCTTTTGCCGTATTTATCCTTGTCTTAGTCTGTGCCTACAGAAAAAGCATACGCATAAAAATGAAAGCATACATCGTCATTATAATGCTTATAAGTTTAGTACTATCCGACATCTATAGCTATGGTCTTTATGCCCTAAACAAATCCTTGCTAATCATTATTCCTTTTTATGCCCTCTTTAGTTTCAACTTTTGGAAGGCTCTTTTCTTTTATTTCATCTCCATTACTGCCTTTCTATGTTTTGGATATTTTGAATGGTACCACATTCAGGAAGAAGTTTTAATCATCACTCGAATGAACTCTTTTGTTGTTTGGTTAGAAGGTGCTGTTTTATTGAGTACGGTCTCTTTGATTGTTCTGATTTTTACAAAAAAATATAATAGTGCTCTGTCTGGACTCATCTCTAACCTAGAACAAAACAATAATGAGTTGATAGAAAGTCAGGCCGAGCTTACAGCCAAAAATGAAAGTTTAGAAGAAACGTTGGACAAACTAAAAGTCAACAATGAAAAACTAGCCGAATATGCTTATATCAATTCTCATATTCTACGAGCACCACTGGCACGCCTGCTGGGTATATCCAATCTAGTAAGTAGCGAAATAAAACTAGATCAACACAAAGAAATAATGGCAAGTTTCAAAGCCAGTGCCGAAGAGCTAGATCAGGTAGTAGCAAAAATCAATGCTGTACTTGAAGAGCAAAACGAACTCAATAGAAATAATATACTTGACCCACCCAAAAAAACCACAAAATAA
- a CDS encoding bifunctional transcriptional activator/DNA repair enzyme AdaA, giving the protein MTMQLSLLPNKETMYQALVSKDSTFEGVFFAAIKTTGIFCRPTCHARKPKAENVEYFGNSKEALDHGYRPCKVCHPMEMKGTVPIWLKPLLEEIEARPSIKINDQSLRDKGLDPARVRRWFKKNHGMTFQAYLRALRINNAFGQIRQGDQVIQSAYSNGFESLSGFLESFKNSTGFSPKESKYKNIISVTRIPTLLGPMIAGATAHGICLLEFTDRRMIETQVERLRKYLKAELIPGQSPFFEKLSEELHLYFEGKLQKFTVPLEIPGTDFQQKVWQVLQDIPYGYTRSYKEQAIAINNLKAIRAVATANGDNRISILIPCHRVIGSDGSMTGYGGGVWRKQWLLNLEQKTAG; this is encoded by the coding sequence ATGACCATGCAACTCTCGCTTTTGCCCAATAAGGAAACCATGTATCAAGCACTTGTCAGCAAGGACAGTACTTTTGAAGGTGTGTTTTTTGCTGCCATCAAAACGACAGGTATTTTTTGTAGACCTACTTGCCATGCACGCAAACCCAAGGCCGAAAACGTCGAGTACTTTGGCAATTCTAAAGAGGCGCTAGACCATGGCTATAGACCCTGCAAAGTGTGCCATCCCATGGAAATGAAAGGCACCGTGCCGATTTGGCTCAAACCATTGTTAGAAGAAATCGAAGCGAGGCCGAGCATCAAAATAAATGACCAAAGCTTAAGGGATAAAGGGCTAGATCCAGCACGTGTCCGCCGATGGTTCAAAAAAAACCATGGTATGACCTTCCAGGCCTATTTGCGCGCCCTCCGTATCAATAATGCCTTTGGACAAATCCGACAAGGAGACCAAGTGATCCAGTCGGCCTATAGCAATGGTTTTGAATCATTGAGTGGTTTTTTGGAAAGTTTCAAAAATTCGACAGGCTTCAGCCCAAAAGAAAGCAAATACAAAAACATCATTTCTGTTACCCGTATCCCAACCCTACTGGGCCCTATGATAGCAGGAGCTACAGCGCATGGTATTTGTCTACTAGAATTCACGGACAGGAGAATGATTGAAACCCAGGTCGAAAGACTGAGAAAATACCTCAAAGCAGAATTAATTCCAGGGCAAAGTCCTTTCTTTGAAAAGCTGAGCGAAGAACTCCATTTATATTTTGAAGGTAAGCTTCAAAAATTTACTGTGCCATTGGAAATACCAGGCACTGATTTTCAACAAAAAGTTTGGCAAGTACTTCAAGACATTCCTTATGGGTATACGCGTAGTTATAAAGAACAAGCCATAGCCATCAATAACTTAAAAGCGATTAGAGCGGTAGCTACTGCTAATGGAGATAACCGTATTTCTATTCTCATCCCTTGTCACCGAGTGATCGGCTCGGATGGCTCTATGACGGGCTATGGCGGAGGCGTGTGGCGCAAACAGTGGCTGCTAAACCTAGAACAGAAAACCGCAGGCTAA
- a CDS encoding cytochrome P450, translating to MKPPKAFPENTKFQNLKKFQASPILYMKEAAAKYGSPVDLNLPIGKFALISDPDQAQHVLANNHGNYTKSNGYKQVALVLGNGLLTAEGDEWHQNRKMLQSSFHKTELRKLLPAVWQTGAQYISGLSSHDDLRLDTEMNGLTLTILLNSLIHSSDEEILTKMSDHVNFGQEFIVNRIRNPFKWPLWIPTQNHRRYHAMMADSNELIQRTIDERSAIYGSDIEDLLAVLLSKLDAEKDFIQIRDEILTFLVAGHETSSLGMTWTLHLLAHHPEIQDRLYEEVAELVTLEDLDLMNFSNLKYTGQVIKESMRMYPPIWNIVRKAKANDQLGACEIEAGYQLMNSIYELHHHADYWDDPDTFNPDRFETYDFKHKFQYLPFGGGPRFCIGNNFAIYEMTLLLVQFVRSFQLEPLSPKSIGFNPLLTLRPDQSVSVRLKCRK from the coding sequence TTGAAACCACCGAAAGCCTTTCCTGAAAACACTAAGTTTCAAAACCTAAAGAAATTTCAGGCCTCTCCTATTTTGTATATGAAAGAGGCTGCGGCCAAATACGGCTCACCAGTCGATCTCAACTTGCCTATTGGCAAATTTGCTCTCATCTCCGATCCCGATCAGGCACAGCATGTACTGGCCAATAACCACGGGAACTACACCAAAAGCAATGGTTATAAACAAGTAGCGCTTGTGCTAGGTAATGGATTGCTCACCGCCGAAGGTGACGAGTGGCACCAAAACCGTAAAATGCTACAGTCGTCTTTTCACAAGACCGAATTGAGAAAATTGCTACCAGCCGTATGGCAAACAGGTGCGCAATACATTTCAGGCCTTTCTTCCCATGATGACTTGAGGCTCGATACAGAGATGAATGGACTTACACTCACCATCTTGCTCAATTCGCTGATTCATTCCTCGGACGAGGAGATACTGACCAAAATGTCTGATCATGTCAACTTCGGGCAGGAGTTTATAGTCAATCGCATACGCAACCCCTTCAAATGGCCACTTTGGATACCTACTCAGAATCATAGGCGATACCATGCGATGATGGCTGATTCGAATGAGCTGATTCAGCGAACGATAGACGAGCGATCAGCCATTTACGGAAGTGATATAGAAGATCTACTGGCTGTGTTACTATCCAAGCTAGATGCAGAAAAAGACTTTATCCAAATTAGAGATGAAATACTCACCTTTCTGGTGGCGGGGCACGAGACCTCTTCTTTGGGTATGACCTGGACGCTGCACTTGTTGGCGCATCATCCAGAAATTCAAGATAGATTATATGAGGAAGTTGCTGAGCTGGTTACGTTGGAGGATTTGGATTTGATGAATTTTTCGAATCTAAAATACACGGGTCAGGTCATCAAAGAATCTATGCGGATGTATCCGCCCATTTGGAATATTGTACGAAAGGCCAAGGCCAATGACCAGCTGGGTGCGTGTGAAATAGAGGCTGGATATCAGCTGATGAATAGCATCTATGAGTTGCATCATCATGCAGACTATTGGGACGACCCTGATACGTTCAACCCAGATCGGTTCGAAACTTATGATTTCAAACACAAGTTTCAGTATTTGCCATTTGGCGGAGGCCCTAGATTCTGTATTGGCAATAATTTCGCAATTTACGAAATGACGCTCTTGTTAGTGCAGTTTGTTCGGTCCTTCCAGTTAGAACCGTTGTCTCCCAAGTCCATTGGATTCAATCCACTTTTGACATTGCGCCCGGATCAGTCAGTGAGCGTCAGACTGAAATGTCGAAAATAG
- the recF gene encoding DNA replication/repair protein RecF (All proteins in this family for which functions are known are DNA-binding proteins that assist the filamentation of RecA onto DNA for the initiation of recombination or recombinational repair.) — MFLQSLSLQYFKNYEKADVSFCNHFNCLVGMNGSGKTNILDAIHYLSTTKSAFHSLDAQSICHKGKYFVVNGVFEKLDKIHQIHCSLKKNSRKTFKVDEAEYDKLSEHVGKFPVVLIAPNDDELIRESNETRRKFFDSIISQYDLSYLQALIKYNHLLKQRNALLKKMNEAGKVDAIMLDTYNQPMIQLCVEIAKKRMAFIEEFLPHLQSNYDRISDKKERVSIIYQTKVLSTDFEQQYAKGTQKDLITQRTNLGIHRDEYLFEIDDYLIKKFGSQGQQKSLLISLKLAQFEFVKSHLGITPLLLLDDIFDKLDDARISQLMSIIGSDDFGQVFVTDAREERTRSLLEGKFEPMKIFRVEHNTIEELT, encoded by the coding sequence ATGTTTCTTCAATCACTGTCCTTACAATATTTTAAAAATTATGAAAAGGCAGACGTTTCATTTTGCAATCATTTCAATTGTTTGGTCGGTATGAATGGCAGCGGAAAAACCAACATTTTAGATGCCATTCATTATTTGTCTACAACCAAAAGTGCCTTTCATTCGCTGGATGCCCAAAGCATCTGTCACAAAGGAAAGTATTTCGTAGTAAATGGCGTTTTCGAAAAATTAGACAAAATACATCAGATACATTGTAGCCTCAAAAAGAACAGTCGAAAGACTTTTAAGGTAGATGAGGCAGAATATGATAAGCTGAGTGAACATGTGGGCAAATTTCCTGTTGTGCTAATTGCCCCCAACGATGACGAACTCATTCGCGAAAGCAACGAAACCAGACGCAAGTTTTTTGACAGCATCATTTCACAATATGACCTTTCGTATCTGCAAGCCCTCATCAAATACAATCATCTCCTCAAGCAGCGCAATGCCTTATTAAAGAAAATGAACGAAGCTGGCAAGGTAGATGCCATCATGCTGGATACATACAACCAACCCATGATTCAGCTCTGCGTAGAAATCGCCAAAAAACGCATGGCATTTATTGAGGAGTTTCTTCCACACCTTCAATCCAACTACGACCGGATCTCTGACAAAAAAGAACGTGTCTCCATCATATATCAAACCAAGGTACTCTCTACCGACTTCGAACAACAATATGCCAAGGGTACTCAAAAAGACCTCATCACTCAACGTACCAATTTAGGTATTCATAGAGATGAATATTTGTTTGAAATCGATGATTATCTGATCAAAAAATTTGGGTCTCAGGGTCAGCAAAAGTCACTGCTGATTAGTTTGAAATTGGCACAATTCGAATTTGTGAAATCGCACTTGGGCATTACGCCACTGCTGCTGCTCGACGATATTTTTGATAAACTGGATGATGCCCGCATCTCGCAGCTGATGTCCATCATCGGGTCCGACGACTTCGGTCAGGTCTTCGTGACAGATGCCCGAGAAGAACGCACTCGTAGTTTGCTTGAAGGCAAATTCGAGCCTATGAAGATTTTTAGAGTGGAGCATAACACCATTGAAGAATTGACCTAA
- the pdhA gene encoding pyruvate dehydrogenase (acetyl-transferring) E1 component subunit alpha, giving the protein MASVKEKKNSKATSKNEFSKSTYMTWYESMMMMRKFEEKAGQLYGQQKIKGFCHLYIGQEACVAGAVSALEEGDKYITAYRDHAHPIALGTDPKRIMAELFAKETGTSKGKGGSMHIFDKEHHFYGGHGIVGGQVPLGAGLAFTEKYNNTGKLSITYMGDGAVRQGAFHEALNMAMTMKLPAIFVIENNGYAMGTSVKRTSNVTGLDQLGSAYEMPSESVDGMSVIDVHHAVARAAERARKGDGPTLLEFKTYRYKGHSMSDPAKYRTKEELESYKQRDPIEMVRKDILTMKLATEKELATIDQKIKEEVSLCVKFAEESAYPAPENAYTDVYADPAYPFLED; this is encoded by the coding sequence ATGGCAAGTGTAAAAGAAAAAAAGAACTCAAAAGCAACATCCAAAAATGAATTTTCGAAATCGACTTATATGACTTGGTATGAGTCTATGATGATGATGCGAAAATTTGAGGAGAAAGCGGGTCAGCTTTATGGTCAGCAGAAGATCAAAGGATTTTGCCACTTGTACATCGGCCAAGAGGCTTGTGTAGCAGGAGCTGTAAGTGCATTAGAAGAGGGTGATAAGTATATCACTGCTTATAGGGATCATGCACACCCTATCGCTTTGGGTACGGACCCTAAAAGAATCATGGCTGAGCTATTTGCCAAGGAGACGGGTACCTCTAAAGGAAAAGGTGGATCGATGCACATTTTTGATAAAGAGCATCATTTCTATGGTGGACATGGTATCGTTGGTGGACAGGTGCCATTAGGAGCAGGTCTAGCATTCACCGAAAAATATAATAATACTGGTAAGCTGAGTATTACTTACATGGGCGATGGCGCGGTAAGACAAGGTGCTTTTCACGAGGCTTTAAACATGGCCATGACGATGAAACTGCCAGCCATCTTTGTCATTGAAAACAATGGTTATGCCATGGGTACATCAGTGAAAAGAACGTCAAATGTAACGGGTCTGGATCAACTAGGTAGTGCATACGAAATGCCTTCTGAGTCTGTAGATGGTATGTCTGTAATCGACGTACACCATGCAGTGGCAAGAGCGGCAGAGCGTGCTAGAAAAGGAGACGGTCCTACTTTGTTAGAATTCAAAACGTACCGATACAAAGGGCACTCTATGTCTGACCCTGCAAAATACAGAACCAAAGAGGAGCTAGAGTCATACAAGCAACGAGATCCAATCGAAATGGTGAGAAAAGATATCCTTACTATGAAATTGGCTACAGAAAAAGAATTAGCAACCATTGACCAAAAGATCAAGGAAGAAGTAAGCCTTTGTGTGAAATTTGCTGAAGAATCGGCCTATCCAGCACCAGAAAACGCATACACAGATGTATATGCTGATCCAGCTTATCCTTTCTTGGAGGACTAA